The following are from one region of the Cetobacterium somerae genome:
- a CDS encoding TRM11 family SAM-dependent methyltransferase, whose amino-acid sequence MNQVLKYMYIVNYPTFEEDLCLLEMRAIFGKIPDEKTLFSNIGFNSSNSPFIKTRLDIIYEKDTIEELLVEINKDTTVYNNFKLEYVRLNNNNNIPYEERLDLIKKLSMNIIGTHNFKNPEFNFGVTKVDGKWLFGIDNKNDYKWHTHDNKPCSYSNSLGVKVAKAIVNIANNGLKEKTIIDPCCGVGTTIVEALDAGYQIEGYEINKHIAKNANINLEFYGFNPIVINDDMHNIKKKYDSSIIDIPYGLFSHTSEDEQQDIINTARRISNKIVLISFEEHDSMIAKAGFKIIDRCVVTKGKFKRFIVVAE is encoded by the coding sequence ATGAACCAAGTTTTAAAGTATATGTATATAGTTAATTATCCAACATTTGAAGAAGATCTCTGTCTATTAGAAATGAGAGCTATTTTTGGGAAAATACCCGATGAAAAAACTTTATTTTCAAATATAGGATTTAATTCATCTAATAGTCCTTTTATAAAGACTCGTCTGGATATTATCTATGAGAAAGATACTATAGAAGAACTTTTAGTTGAAATAAATAAGGACACAACAGTCTATAATAACTTTAAATTAGAATATGTGAGATTAAACAATAATAATAACATCCCTTATGAGGAAAGATTAGATTTGATAAAAAAACTTTCTATGAATATTATAGGTACTCACAATTTTAAAAATCCTGAATTTAATTTTGGTGTAACTAAAGTCGATGGCAAGTGGCTATTTGGTATTGATAATAAAAATGATTACAAATGGCATACTCATGACAATAAGCCGTGCTCTTATTCTAATTCATTAGGTGTTAAAGTTGCTAAAGCTATTGTTAATATTGCTAACAATGGTTTAAAAGAAAAAACTATTATAGACCCTTGTTGTGGAGTTGGAACTACAATAGTTGAAGCACTAGATGCTGGTTATCAGATAGAAGGATATGAAATAAATAAACACATCGCAAAAAATGCAAATATTAATTTAGAGTTTTATGGATTTAATCCTATAGTTATAAATGACGATATGCATAATATAAAGAAGAAATATGATAGTTCTATAATTGATATTCCTTATGGTCTTTTTAGTCATACTTCTGAAGATGAACAACAAGATATAATTAATACTGCTCGAAGAATTTCAAATAAAATAGTTTTAATCTCTTTTGAAGAACATGATTCCATGATAGCTAAAGCTGGATTTAAAATAATTGATAGATGTGTTGTTACAAAGGGAAAGTTTAAAAGATTCATAGTAGTTGCAGAATAA
- a CDS encoding NAD(P)-dependent malic enzyme yields the protein MKKETVYEKSLELHEKNKGKIEVISKVAVTSKEELSLAYSPGVAEPCRRIAENKADVYKYTSKGNMVAVISDGSAVLGLGNIGAEAALPVMEGKAILFKEFAGVNAFPICLDTQDTEEIIRTCKILAPSFGGINLEDISAPRCIEIETRLKEELDIPVFHDDQHGTAIVVTAGILNSYKLLKKDITKAKVVVCGAGAAGSSIIKMIKKLDVADILAIDIDGIIARDDENREYNFLTTELSEITNKENLKGGLKEAIKGADIFIGVSAPGLLKPEMVKEMNKDSVIFAMANPTPEIMPEEALAAGAKIVGTGRSDYPNQINNVLAFPGLFKGALESGAKKITEEMKFATSQAIANLITDDELSTEYVIPSPFDPRVAETVAKAISDLVKK from the coding sequence ATGAAAAAAGAAACTGTTTATGAAAAATCATTAGAACTTCACGAAAAAAATAAGGGAAAGATAGAGGTTATTAGTAAAGTTGCTGTAACTTCAAAAGAGGAACTAAGTTTAGCTTATTCACCAGGTGTTGCAGAGCCTTGTAGAAGAATAGCAGAGAATAAAGCTGATGTATATAAATACACTTCAAAAGGAAATATGGTAGCTGTTATAAGTGATGGGTCAGCTGTGTTAGGATTAGGAAATATAGGAGCAGAAGCTGCATTACCAGTTATGGAAGGAAAGGCTATTTTATTTAAAGAGTTCGCAGGAGTTAATGCATTTCCAATATGTTTAGATACTCAAGATACTGAAGAAATTATAAGAACTTGTAAAATTTTAGCTCCAAGCTTTGGTGGAATAAATTTAGAGGATATCTCAGCACCTAGATGTATTGAGATTGAAACTAGATTAAAAGAGGAGTTAGATATACCAGTGTTCCACGATGACCAACATGGAACTGCAATTGTTGTAACAGCTGGAATTTTAAATTCATATAAACTTTTAAAGAAAGATATAACTAAAGCAAAAGTTGTTGTATGTGGAGCTGGAGCAGCTGGATCATCAATAATTAAGATGATTAAAAAATTAGATGTAGCTGATATTTTAGCTATTGATATTGATGGAATCATTGCTAGAGATGATGAAAATAGAGAATATAATTTCTTAACTACAGAGTTATCTGAAATTACAAATAAAGAGAATTTAAAAGGTGGATTAAAAGAAGCTATAAAAGGAGCAGATATATTTATTGGAGTATCAGCACCAGGACTTTTGAAACCTGAAATGGTAAAAGAGATGAATAAAGATTCTGTGATTTTTGCAATGGCCAATCCAACACCAGAGATTATGCCAGAAGAAGCTTTAGCAGCAGGAGCTAAAATCGTTGGAACAGGAAGATCTGATTATCCAAATCAAATTAACAATGTATTAGCATTCCCAGGTTTATTTAAAGGAGCCTTAGAGAGTGGAGCTAAAAAAATAACTGAAGAGATGAAGTTTGCAACTTCTCAAGCTATAGCTAATCTAATAACTGATGACGAGCTATCAACTGAATATGTAATTCCAAGTCCATTTGATCCAAGAGTTGCAGAAACAGTAGCTAAAGCCATTTCAGATTTAGTAAAAAAATAA
- the msrA gene encoding peptide-methionine (S)-S-oxide reductase MsrA yields MNRIKFLLISMITLSTISMAEIKVAYLAGGCFWCTEADMEKVPGVVDVISGYSGGHVENPTYDQVSSGTTGHFESIEVKYDSDKISYSQLLHSFLKVINPTDDNGQFVDRGYQYSPAIFYQNTNEENLAKKALKQIQKEGHFAEINVKLLPFNKFYAAEKYHQDYYKKNPIRYKYYRYRSGRDQFLEKVWGNN; encoded by the coding sequence ATGAATAGAATAAAATTTTTATTAATATCAATGATAACTTTAAGTACTATTTCTATGGCTGAAATAAAAGTAGCTTATTTAGCTGGAGGATGTTTTTGGTGTACAGAAGCTGATATGGAAAAAGTTCCTGGAGTTGTAGATGTAATCTCTGGATACTCTGGTGGACATGTGGAAAACCCTACATATGACCAAGTATCTAGTGGAACCACTGGACATTTTGAGTCTATCGAGGTAAAATATGATAGTGACAAAATTAGCTATTCTCAATTATTACATAGCTTTTTAAAGGTAATTAATCCTACTGATGACAATGGACAATTTGTAGATAGAGGATATCAGTACTCACCAGCTATTTTCTATCAAAATACCAATGAAGAGAATCTTGCAAAAAAAGCTTTAAAGCAAATACAAAAAGAAGGACATTTTGCTGAAATAAATGTTAAACTTCTTCCGTTTAATAAATTCTATGCTGCCGAGAAGTATCATCAAGATTATTATAAAAAAAATCCTATACGATATAAATACTACAGATATCGTTCTGGTAGAGATCAATTCTTAGAAAAAGTTTGGGGAAATAATTAA
- a CDS encoding AEC family transporter produces the protein MLDTILDSIVPVFFVIALGWFSGKKKIVSIEHKKAFADYVMMFSFPLHLFIGSAKANPKTLLDVRIISSFALALMGLYVISFIIQKHIFKYDSRKAAQGSIVCAFPNMAFMGIPVLTSLIGPEALISVAIGNVITSIFMIPITTIILESKDATASPMKIIKSSLINCIKKPLIIAPILGLLCSVFHIEIPKVVFHSFELIGKSTSGVSLFSLGLIMASYRVVLSGQVYFNIFMKNILQPIIMSGLIVLFHLKGIMAKEILLLCAMPTATISTMFGLKYGVSEVESSSSTILGTIFSIVTLSFLISFIL, from the coding sequence GTGTTAGATACAATATTAGATTCTATTGTGCCAGTGTTTTTTGTAATTGCTTTAGGGTGGTTTTCAGGAAAAAAGAAAATTGTGTCAATAGAGCATAAAAAGGCTTTTGCAGACTATGTAATGATGTTCAGTTTTCCATTACACTTATTTATTGGAAGTGCTAAAGCCAACCCTAAAACTCTTTTAGATGTTAGAATAATATCATCTTTTGCTCTAGCTTTAATGGGATTATACGTGATCTCTTTTATTATACAAAAACATATATTCAAATACGATTCAAGAAAAGCAGCTCAAGGTTCAATTGTTTGTGCTTTTCCAAATATGGCATTTATGGGTATTCCAGTTTTAACATCTTTAATAGGGCCAGAAGCCCTAATCTCTGTTGCAATTGGAAATGTTATAACAAGTATATTTATGATTCCTATAACAACAATTATCTTAGAGTCAAAAGATGCTACAGCAAGTCCAATGAAAATAATAAAATCAAGCTTAATCAACTGTATTAAAAAGCCATTGATAATAGCTCCTATACTGGGACTACTATGCTCAGTTTTCCATATTGAGATACCGAAAGTTGTTTTCCACTCTTTTGAACTTATTGGAAAGAGTACATCGGGAGTTTCACTATTCTCTCTTGGACTAATTATGGCTAGTTATAGAGTTGTTTTATCAGGACAAGTTTATTTTAATATCTTTATGAAAAATATTTTACAGCCAATCATTATGAGTGGATTAATTGTTTTATTCCATTTAAAAGGAATAATGGCAAAAGAGATTTTACTACTTTGTGCTATGCCAACAGCGACAATTTCTACAATGTTTGGATTAAAATATGGAGTTTCAGAGGTTGAAAGTTCTAGTTCAACAATATTAGGAACAATTTTTTCAATAGTGACACTTAGTTTCTTAATCTCATTTATACTTTAA
- a CDS encoding ATP-binding protein gives MNFVNRQKEMKTLNREFEKNSSFTVIYGRRRVGKTTLIKEFIKDKKAFYFFADKQNETVQINRFKNQLGEHFNDDFVKKIEIKDWDTLFDYFISKLGDEKFVLVIDEFQYLCMVNKSFSSIFQRIFDEKLKDKNIMIILCGSLISMMYSEVLAYDSPLFGRRTAQIKLKPIDFKYYPEFFSERSHHSLIEMYSITGGIPKYILSFNRERTPLWNIEHNIFDRDNYLYSEPKFLLQEEINDLSRYFSILQSIAVGNTKMSSISSQLEIPSNGLTPYISKLIELDILEKEIPVTEDIKNSKKALYKIKDNYLNFWFNYVYPYQSYLEIENLTYPLEKIKTTFDLWVSKVYEDLSRETLMWDSKVPFPIKNLGRWWDKNEEIDVVALGENEILFGECKWSNKHVGLSVLYKLKEKAKSVKWKNGSRKEYYMLFSKSGFSEELIEASQKDSSIILSDF, from the coding sequence ATGAATTTTGTAAATAGACAAAAAGAGATGAAAACTTTAAATAGAGAGTTTGAAAAAAATTCAAGCTTCACTGTTATCTACGGAAGAAGAAGAGTTGGAAAGACAACTCTTATCAAAGAGTTTATAAAAGATAAAAAAGCTTTTTATTTTTTTGCAGATAAGCAGAATGAAACTGTTCAAATAAATAGATTTAAAAATCAATTGGGAGAGCACTTCAATGATGATTTTGTAAAAAAAATTGAGATAAAAGACTGGGACACGCTATTTGATTATTTTATAAGTAAACTTGGAGATGAGAAGTTTGTTTTGGTAATTGATGAGTTTCAATATCTTTGTATGGTAAATAAAAGTTTTTCATCTATATTCCAAAGAATTTTTGATGAGAAGTTAAAGGATAAAAATATTATGATAATTCTTTGCGGGTCCCTAATATCTATGATGTACTCTGAGGTTTTAGCTTATGATAGTCCGCTATTTGGAAGAAGAACAGCTCAGATAAAACTAAAACCAATAGATTTTAAATATTATCCAGAATTTTTTAGTGAGAGATCACATCATTCATTAATTGAGATGTACTCAATCACTGGGGGGATTCCAAAATATATTTTAAGTTTTAATAGAGAGAGAACTCCTCTTTGGAACATAGAGCATAATATTTTTGATAGAGATAACTATTTGTACTCAGAACCTAAGTTTTTACTTCAAGAGGAGATAAATGATCTATCTAGATACTTCTCTATTTTACAATCTATAGCTGTTGGAAATACGAAGATGTCCTCTATCTCATCACAGCTTGAGATTCCATCCAATGGATTAACTCCATATATCTCTAAACTTATAGAGTTGGATATTCTTGAAAAAGAGATACCTGTAACTGAGGATATAAAAAATAGTAAAAAGGCACTTTATAAGATAAAGGATAACTATTTGAACTTTTGGTTTAACTATGTTTATCCGTATCAAAGTTATTTAGAGATTGAAAACTTAACCTACCCTTTAGAAAAGATTAAAACTACTTTCGACCTTTGGGTCTCAAAAGTTTATGAGGATCTTTCAAGGGAGACTTTAATGTGGGATAGTAAAGTTCCATTTCCTATAAAAAATCTTGGGAGATGGTGGGATAAAAATGAGGAGATAGATGTTGTTGCTCTAGGAGAGAACGAGATTTTATTTGGTGAGTGTAAGTGGTCAAATAAACATGTGGGACTGAGTGTTCTTTATAAACTTAAAGAGAAAGCTAAATCTGTCAAATGGAAAAACGGCTCTCGTAAAGAGTACTATATGCTATTTTCAAAGTCTGGATTTAGTGAGGAGCTTATAGAGGCTAGTCAAAAGGATTCTTCAATTATTTTAAGTGATTTTTAA
- a CDS encoding YjjG family noncanonical pyrimidine nucleotidase: MKYNTLIFDADDTLFDFKASEMEALEKTLIGYEIDYDKEYHLPIYKEINSKIWKELEEGKITQGELKIERFRRYCNRLNYIFDPYDFADRYMDNLSKSSILFHDSLDLIKELYGKYKLFIITNGLTKVQNGRIRNSLIAPYFNDIIVSEEVGVSKPNPEIFKIALENNQIENISNILMIGDSLTSDIRGGINFGIDTCLYNPKGITIDGEIKPTYEISNLKGLLDLLLK; the protein is encoded by the coding sequence ATGAAATACAATACATTAATTTTTGATGCAGACGATACTTTATTTGATTTTAAAGCATCGGAAATGGAAGCTTTAGAAAAAACTTTAATTGGTTATGAGATTGACTATGATAAGGAATACCATTTGCCAATATACAAAGAGATAAATAGTAAAATATGGAAAGAGTTAGAGGAGGGAAAAATAACTCAAGGTGAGTTAAAAATAGAGAGATTTAGAAGATATTGCAATCGTCTTAACTATATTTTTGATCCATATGATTTTGCAGATAGATATATGGACAATCTTTCTAAATCTTCAATTCTTTTTCATGATAGTTTAGATTTAATAAAGGAGTTATATGGAAAATATAAACTATTCATTATAACCAATGGACTTACAAAGGTTCAAAATGGAAGAATTAGAAACTCTTTAATAGCTCCATATTTCAATGATATTATAGTTTCTGAAGAGGTTGGAGTTTCAAAACCAAATCCTGAAATATTTAAAATAGCTTTAGAAAACAACCAGATAGAAAATATCTCAAACATTCTAATGATTGGAGATAGTTTAACCTCAGATATAAGAGGGGGAATAAACTTTGGAATCGATACCTGTCTATATAATCCAAAGGGTATCACAATAGATGGTGAGATTAAACCGACCTATGAAATTTCAAATTTAAAAGGGCTTTTGGATCTATTATTAAAATAA
- a CDS encoding cyclic nucleotide-binding domain-containing protein — MKKISMENINKSLKLNIDKYGNIFGSLTSNMEVEIFNPGEKIIFYNAPLEKLRFMIQGRAKILFVHEDGKQSIIHFVKKGEYLGELSFLEIEKDPKEVISITESIFVSIDMSLAKKELVKDTQFLFDLSKFIGNKMLERTYFHSKNQNYGLKNRLAGYILMSQSNEIYLEKHTETAEYLGVSYRQLLYIFKEFLDQGVLIKLKKGYKVNIKNLELLAKDTVIA; from the coding sequence ATGAAGAAAATTTCAATGGAAAATATAAATAAAAGTTTAAAATTAAATATTGATAAATATGGGAATATTTTTGGTTCCCTTACCTCTAATATGGAAGTTGAAATTTTTAATCCTGGGGAAAAGATTATTTTTTATAATGCCCCTCTTGAAAAATTGAGATTTATGATTCAAGGGAGAGCCAAGATACTCTTTGTCCATGAGGATGGGAAGCAATCCATAATTCATTTTGTTAAAAAAGGGGAGTATTTAGGAGAACTGAGTTTTTTAGAGATTGAAAAGGACCCTAAGGAGGTTATTTCAATTACAGAATCGATTTTTGTTTCAATTGATATGTCTCTAGCTAAAAAAGAGTTAGTTAAAGACACTCAATTTCTATTTGATTTATCTAAGTTTATTGGAAATAAGATGTTAGAACGAACTTACTTCCACTCTAAAAATCAAAATTATGGACTAAAAAATAGACTAGCTGGATATATTTTAATGTCTCAAAGCAATGAGATATATTTAGAAAAACACACTGAAACAGCGGAATATCTAGGAGTAAGTTATAGACAGCTTCTATATATTTTTAAAGAGTTTTTAGACCAAGGGGTGCTTATAAAACTTAAAAAAGGTTACAAAGTCAATATAAAAAATTTAGAATTATTAGCCAAGGATACAGTTATAGCTTAG
- a CDS encoding DUF1349 domain-containing protein, with protein sequence MKNSIKLTDLKLEWINKPKHSKIESSKVSIITDPQTDFWQRTYYGFQNNNAPALLSKIADKYFSFVVKTEFNSKQRYDQCGVIIYQDSDNWFKASIEYENEEFQRLGSVVTNNGYSDWATTDIPAIHKFMYYRLSRRENDFCIESSYDGINYKQMRIFHLFSANEIINIGIYACSPENSSFYAEFSGLEFVDCKWEEHK encoded by the coding sequence ATGAAAAATAGTATTAAATTAACTGATTTAAAATTAGAATGGATTAACAAACCTAAACATTCAAAAATTGAAAGTAGTAAAGTCTCTATAATAACAGACCCACAAACAGATTTTTGGCAACGAACTTATTATGGATTTCAAAATAATAATGCTCCAGCTTTATTATCAAAAATTGCAGATAAATATTTTTCATTTGTGGTAAAAACAGAATTTAATTCAAAACAACGGTATGACCAATGCGGAGTTATTATTTATCAAGATTCTGATAACTGGTTTAAGGCTTCAATTGAGTATGAAAATGAAGAGTTTCAAAGACTTGGAAGTGTTGTTACAAATAATGGTTATTCTGATTGGGCAACAACAGATATTCCTGCCATACATAAGTTCATGTATTATCGTCTTAGTCGTCGTGAAAATGATTTTTGTATAGAATCATCTTATGATGGTATTAATTATAAACAAATGAGAATTTTTCATCTATTTTCTGCTAACGAAATAATTAATATAGGTATTTATGCTTGTAGTCCTGAAAATTCAAGCTTTTACGCAGAATTTTCAGGACTTGAATTTGTGGATTGTAAATGGGAGGAACATAAATAA
- a CDS encoding GNAT family N-acetyltransferase, which yields MLDQKQEFKIRIAKEEDTSLILKFIKELADYEKLLSEVVATEEILRESLFKRNMAEVIIGELNGKPIGFALFFHNFSTFLGKPGIYLEDLYVKPAFRGRDFGKQMLGYLATLCEERDCGRLEWWCLDWNKSSIEFYKKLGAEPMDEWTTFRVTGKNLKKLSENYKKI from the coding sequence ATGTTAGATCAAAAACAGGAGTTTAAAATTAGAATTGCAAAGGAAGAAGATACAAGTTTAATTTTAAAATTTATAAAAGAGTTAGCTGATTATGAAAAATTACTTTCTGAAGTAGTAGCAACAGAAGAGATTTTGAGAGAGTCTCTTTTTAAAAGAAATATGGCGGAAGTTATAATAGGAGAATTAAATGGAAAGCCTATAGGTTTTGCTTTATTTTTTCATAACTTTTCTACATTTTTAGGGAAACCGGGGATATATCTAGAAGATTTATATGTAAAGCCAGCTTTTAGAGGGAGAGACTTTGGGAAACAAATGTTAGGATATTTAGCTACTTTATGTGAGGAAAGAGATTGTGGAAGGTTAGAATGGTGGTGTCTTGATTGGAATAAGTCATCTATTGAGTTTTATAAGAAGTTAGGTGCAGAGCCGATGGATGAATGGACAACATTCAGAGTAACTGGGAAAAATTTAAAAAAATTGTCTGAAAATTATAAAAAAATTTAA
- a CDS encoding VOC family protein, with the protein MKVHHVCIETSKYDESIFFYTKVLNFSLKKETSNFHGRDYNSWLELDGFYIELQTSKNKERKESIPNDKGLVHICFFVEDIFKELERIKLIYNNFKLKNNEILYNVEGGNLFKLIAPEGTIIEIRGNPLF; encoded by the coding sequence ATGAAAGTACATCATGTTTGCATTGAAACATCTAAGTATGATGAATCAATATTTTTTTACACTAAAGTTTTAAATTTTTCATTAAAAAAAGAAACGTCTAATTTCCATGGAAGAGACTATAACTCTTGGTTAGAATTAGATGGATTTTATATCGAATTACAAACATCTAAAAACAAAGAACGAAAAGAATCTATTCCAAATGACAAAGGACTTGTGCATATCTGTTTTTTTGTAGAAGACATCTTCAAAGAGTTAGAAAGAATAAAATTAATTTATAATAATTTTAAACTAAAAAATAATGAGATTTTGTATAATGTAGAAGGTGGAAATCTTTTTAAATTAATTGCTCCAGAAGGTACAATTATAGAAATTAGAGGTAATCCACTCTTCTAA
- a CDS encoding GNAT family N-acetyltransferase: MSYKIEKLNKELIKKEISDILNVWESSVRATHFFLKESDIMDLKPLVEQGALYVDEFFCIRNNEEIIAFIGIHEDKIEMLFVSDDFRGKGIGKQLINFVISNLNVKYVDVNEQNPKGTAFYEHIGFSVFKRSEFDDHGNPYPILHMKLNK, translated from the coding sequence GTGAGTTATAAAATAGAAAAACTAAATAAAGAGTTAATAAAAAAAGAAATCAGTGATATATTAAATGTTTGGGAGTCTTCAGTTCGAGCAACACATTTCTTTTTAAAAGAAAGTGACATAATGGATTTAAAGCCGCTTGTTGAGCAGGGGGCTCTTTATGTAGATGAATTCTTTTGTATAAGAAATAATGAGGAAATAATAGCTTTTATAGGGATTCATGAGGATAAAATAGAAATGCTTTTTGTAAGTGATGATTTTCGTGGAAAAGGGATTGGTAAGCAACTTATTAATTTTGTAATTTCTAATCTTAATGTAAAATATGTAGATGTTAATGAACAAAATCCAAAAGGAACTGCTTTTTATGAGCATATAGGTTTTAGCGTATTCAAAAGATCTGAATTTGATGACCACGGTAATCCTTATCCAATCTTACATATGAAATTAAATAAGTAA
- the rarD gene encoding EamA family transporter RarD, whose protein sequence is MENNQKGMLYSLTAFVLWGLFPLYWTNLKSIPALEIVSHRIIWSFFFLIIFVILKKQKNELVEIFKNKKTIYYIILAATFNCANWMSYIFLVNSNRVLEASLGYFINPLLLILAGRFIFKETLSKHQKIAIILATLGVCYMSIIYQKLPLYSLLVAGTFTGYSIAKKKIKIDPILALTIETLVYFPVAILYLLMIKGGKGVEAANFDKILLMGAGVVTVIPLFLFSLGTKLSKLSSIGFFQYLTPTLVLLLGVFVFGENFSSVHTITFSLIWSGLIIYTASLFRVKR, encoded by the coding sequence ATGGAAAATAATCAAAAAGGGATGTTGTATTCCTTAACTGCCTTTGTATTATGGGGACTTTTCCCTTTATACTGGACAAATCTAAAAAGTATTCCAGCTTTAGAGATTGTTTCACACAGAATAATTTGGTCTTTTTTCTTTCTAATTATTTTTGTGATTTTAAAAAAACAAAAAAATGAGTTAGTTGAGATTTTTAAAAATAAAAAAACAATATACTATATTATTTTAGCTGCTACATTTAATTGTGCAAACTGGATGTCGTATATCTTTTTAGTTAATAGTAACCGTGTTTTAGAAGCTAGCTTAGGATACTTTATAAATCCGCTGCTTTTAATTCTTGCTGGAAGATTTATTTTTAAAGAAACTTTAAGTAAACATCAAAAAATTGCAATTATTTTAGCTACATTAGGAGTATGCTATATGTCTATTATTTATCAAAAGTTACCACTATACTCTCTTTTAGTAGCTGGAACTTTTACAGGGTACAGTATAGCAAAAAAGAAAATCAAAATTGATCCAATTTTAGCATTAACAATTGAAACATTGGTATATTTTCCAGTTGCAATCTTATACTTACTAATGATTAAAGGTGGAAAAGGGGTAGAAGCAGCAAATTTTGATAAAATTTTATTGATGGGAGCAGGAGTTGTAACGGTAATACCACTTTTTCTTTTCTCTTTAGGAACGAAGTTATCAAAATTATCATCTATTGGATTTTTTCAATATCTTACGCCTACATTGGTTTTACTACTTGGAGTGTTCGTATTTGGAGAAAACTTTTCAAGTGTACATACTATAACATTCTCTTTAATTTGGAGTGGCCTTATTATATATACTGCATCTCTTTTTAGAGTAAAGAGATAG